In Rhipicephalus microplus isolate Deutch F79 chromosome 9, USDA_Rmic, whole genome shotgun sequence, one genomic interval encodes:
- the LOC142771983 gene encoding uncharacterized protein LOC142771983 isoform X1 produces MRGAPKVTFVICGDGYRAVVDNLEKCFISLSVADMAKKAIIGKVSRVRTSRRAAITGMSTFFEVSMISSRSGTFGRNTAAAATTTTTYISLQPLLHHNQYYNF; encoded by the exons ATGCGGGGTGCACCAAAAGTCACGTTCGTCATTTGCGGAGACGGTTACCGCGCCGTTGTGGACAACCTCGAGAAGTGCTTCATATCGCTGAGCGTTGCCGATATGGCAAAAAAGGCCATTATCGGCAAAGTGAGCCGGGTAAGGACATCAAGAAGAGCTGCTATTACAGGGATGTCCACCTTCTTTGAG GTTTCAATGATATCCTCCAGGTCAGGCACCTTCGGCAGaaacactgcagctgctgctACCACCACCACGACCTATATTTCACTTCAGCCATTGCTGCATCACAACCAGTATTACAACTTCTGA
- the LOC142771983 gene encoding uncharacterized protein LOC142771983 isoform X2, with the protein MRGAPKVTFVICGDGYRAVVDNLEKCFISLSVADMAKKAIIGKVSRVRTSRRAAITGMSTFFEMEKKNDSPCNTIFSTRVTVKRTSELGRFQ; encoded by the exons ATGCGGGGTGCACCAAAAGTCACGTTCGTCATTTGCGGAGACGGTTACCGCGCCGTTGTGGACAACCTCGAGAAGTGCTTCATATCGCTGAGCGTTGCCGATATGGCAAAAAAGGCCATTATCGGCAAAGTGAGCCGGGTAAGGACATCAAGAAGAGCTGCTATTACAGGGATGTCCACCTTCTTTGAG ATGGAGAAAAAAAACGACTCGCCGTGCAACACAATCTTTTCTACCAGAGTGACTGTGAAAAGAACGTCAGAACTTGGAAG GTTTCAATGA